The proteins below are encoded in one region of Ornithinimicrobium avium:
- the mshD gene encoding mycothiol synthase — protein MPGQNPTVEVLPSLPPRLSGDVLALAVRAAQHDGVRPLSEQTVLQARRLPEENPTAGSTHLVVLDRAEEPGAKVLAYGHVDHSDPQAPSGELVVDPAHRREGLGGMLLDHVLEDWPQVRLWSHGDLQDARRLYTSRRLSVVRELWQMGRPLDGEWAELPDHVELPEGFAVRPFRVGEDGAPWLAVNARAFAHHAEQGRMTLTDLRERQQEPWFDPQGFLLIEDLTRTDPDGRPRLAAFHWTKVEPPQAGGPVTGEVYVVGVDPDYQGRGLGRAATLLGLQHLRAVGADAATLYVDGDNAAAIATYSHLGFERSAVDVMYAAGAAGS, from the coding sequence ATGCCAGGCCAGAACCCCACCGTCGAGGTGCTGCCCTCCCTGCCACCACGTCTCTCCGGGGACGTGCTCGCGCTGGCGGTGCGCGCCGCCCAGCACGACGGCGTGCGGCCGTTGTCGGAGCAGACCGTGCTCCAGGCGCGACGCCTGCCCGAGGAGAACCCGACAGCCGGCTCCACGCACCTGGTGGTCCTGGACCGGGCGGAGGAGCCCGGCGCCAAGGTCCTGGCCTACGGGCACGTCGACCACTCCGACCCGCAGGCTCCCTCCGGCGAGCTGGTGGTCGACCCCGCCCACCGGCGCGAGGGCCTCGGCGGGATGCTGCTCGACCACGTCCTCGAGGACTGGCCGCAGGTGCGCCTGTGGTCGCACGGGGACCTGCAGGACGCGCGGCGTCTCTACACCTCCCGTCGCCTGTCGGTGGTCCGCGAGCTGTGGCAGATGGGGCGTCCCCTGGACGGGGAGTGGGCCGAGCTGCCCGACCACGTCGAGCTGCCCGAGGGCTTCGCGGTGCGCCCCTTCCGCGTCGGGGAGGACGGGGCCCCCTGGCTCGCGGTCAACGCGCGCGCCTTCGCCCACCACGCCGAGCAGGGACGCATGACCCTGACGGACCTGCGCGAGCGTCAGCAGGAGCCGTGGTTCGACCCGCAGGGGTTCCTGCTGATCGAGGACCTCACCCGGACCGACCCCGACGGCCGGCCGCGGCTGGCCGCGTTCCACTGGACCAAGGTGGAGCCGCCGCAGGCGGGCGGCCCGGTGACCGGCGAGGTCTACGTCGTGGGCGTCGACCCGGACTACCAGGGCCGCGGCCTCGGCCGCGCCGCCACGCTCCTGGGGCTGCAGCACCTGCGCGCGGTCGGGGCCGACGCCGCCACCCTCTACGTCGACGGCGACAACGCGGCCGCGATCGCGACCTACTCCCACCTCGGCTTCGAGCGCTCCGCCGTCGACGTCATGTATGCCGCCGGAGCCGCCGGCTCGTGA
- a CDS encoding SixA phosphatase family protein: MELHDSDRLHTWPFLLVRHAHAVPRGSWDGPDPARPLSKAGQAQLRRLGGVLGAYAPERVLSSPSVRCASTVRPWAEASGVPLVTRKGLSEEGFEVDPTKAARTLRSLMDDAAPVALCTHRPLLPTVLQEVWRRAGKEVPRGTRRMLKRLVETPMDKGEVLACTMVGAGKDARVVAVERHRPPS, from the coding sequence GTGGAGCTGCACGACTCCGACCGGCTGCACACCTGGCCCTTCCTCCTCGTGCGGCACGCGCACGCCGTGCCCCGCGGCTCCTGGGACGGGCCCGACCCCGCCCGCCCGCTGTCGAAGGCGGGGCAGGCCCAGCTGCGCCGGCTGGGCGGGGTGCTGGGTGCCTACGCCCCGGAGCGGGTGCTGTCCAGCCCGTCGGTCCGCTGCGCCTCCACGGTGCGGCCCTGGGCGGAGGCTAGCGGCGTGCCCCTCGTGACCAGGAAAGGCCTGTCGGAGGAGGGCTTCGAGGTCGACCCGACCAAGGCGGCGCGCACGCTGCGCTCCCTGATGGACGACGCCGCCCCCGTCGCCCTGTGCACGCACCGTCCCCTGCTGCCGACCGTGCTCCAGGAGGTGTGGCGCCGCGCCGGCAAGGAGGTCCCGCGCGGCACCCGCCGGATGCTCAAGCGGCTGGTCGAGACGCCGATGGACAAGGGCGAGGTGCTGGCCTGCACGATGGTCGGCGCGGGGAAGGACGCCCGCGTGGTCGCGGTCGAGCGCCACCGCCCGCCGTCCTGA
- a CDS encoding MFS transporter produces MSTASARVAVRRPQDVPEGTPRTRRRAALALLVSAQFVVMLDTSVVNVALPSVQRDLGLGPAGLAWVVNAYVLAFGGLLLLAGRAADVLGRRRMFVVGSAVFTVGSLLAGSSATEVGLVAGRIVQGVGAASLSTAAMSLLLVMFPGPARAGAMSAWGAASTLGGASGVVVGGVLTGTHGWPWAFFVTVPVTAFAGLLALRVLDPSPGAGAARRFDGLGAALVTGGVLALSHAALSLPQHGLTSPSVLAGTVLAVVLLVAFALVESIVPDPLVPLSVFRSRALTAGVLTAVLGGAARASTFVLVALYLQQVMHLAPQTAGLAMLPTSVTGFAASLVLLPRVLRALGPERTMTGGLVVLALGHLWLARTPAAALYLLDVLPGLLLVAVGVALSFTPTTMVVAAALPAARAGLTSGLASSSTQVGSCLGLATLTAVAIAAGGAPDPAPSSLTGEGFAAAFRAAAAVALTTGLLACTLPRPRR; encoded by the coding sequence GTCAACGTCGCGCTGCCGTCGGTGCAGCGTGATCTCGGGCTCGGTCCTGCGGGGCTCGCCTGGGTGGTCAACGCCTACGTCCTGGCCTTCGGCGGCCTGCTTCTGCTCGCGGGCAGGGCCGCGGACGTCCTGGGCCGGCGCCGGATGTTCGTGGTCGGGTCGGCCGTCTTTACGGTCGGCAGCCTCCTGGCAGGGTCGTCGGCCACCGAGGTCGGCCTCGTCGCCGGCCGCATCGTGCAGGGCGTCGGTGCGGCCAGCCTGAGCACGGCGGCGATGTCGCTGCTGCTCGTGATGTTCCCCGGGCCGGCACGGGCCGGCGCGATGAGCGCCTGGGGCGCCGCCTCCACCCTGGGTGGCGCGAGCGGTGTCGTGGTCGGTGGTGTGCTGACCGGGACCCACGGGTGGCCGTGGGCGTTCTTCGTGACCGTGCCGGTGACCGCGTTCGCCGGGCTCCTGGCCCTCCGGGTGCTCGACCCGTCACCGGGCGCCGGCGCTGCCCGACGGTTCGACGGTCTGGGCGCCGCGCTGGTCACCGGCGGGGTGCTGGCGCTCTCGCACGCGGCCCTCAGCCTGCCGCAGCACGGTCTGACCTCTCCGTCGGTGCTCGCCGGGACGGTGCTGGCCGTCGTGTTGCTGGTCGCCTTCGCGCTGGTCGAGAGCATCGTGCCGGACCCGCTCGTCCCGTTGTCGGTCTTCCGTTCCCGGGCGCTGACGGCCGGGGTGCTGACTGCAGTGCTGGGTGGAGCGGCGCGCGCCTCCACCTTCGTGCTGGTCGCGCTCTATCTGCAGCAGGTCATGCACCTTGCGCCGCAGACCGCCGGCCTGGCGATGCTCCCCACCTCGGTGACGGGGTTCGCCGCGTCCCTGGTGCTGCTGCCCAGGGTGCTGCGGGCGCTCGGGCCGGAGCGGACCATGACGGGCGGTCTGGTGGTTCTCGCCCTGGGCCACCTGTGGCTCGCGCGCACCCCGGCCGCGGCGCTCTACCTACTGGACGTACTGCCCGGGCTGCTGCTGGTGGCCGTCGGCGTCGCACTCAGCTTCACGCCGACCACGATGGTCGTCGCCGCTGCGCTGCCGGCAGCGCGCGCGGGGCTGACCTCCGGGCTGGCGAGCTCCTCCACGCAGGTCGGGTCCTGCCTGGGTCTGGCCACGCTCACCGCCGTTGCGATCGCCGCCGGCGGGGCCCCGGACCCGGCACCGTCGTCGCTGACCGGTGAGGGGTTCGCGGCCGCCTTCCGGGCGGCGGCAGCCGTCGCGCTGACCACCGGCCTGCTCGCCTGCACCCTCCCACGGCCGCGGCGGTAG